The genomic segment TAGTGGCGATCGATCACCGTATTCTTCGGAAAGAATTAAAGTGCGTTTACGAGTTTAGCGAGACGTGATTTGTCACGACCAGCTTTGTTGCTGTGGATAAGACCTTTAGCAGCAGCTTTGTCGATTTTCTTAGACGCTGTGTTGAAAGCTACGAGCGCTTGCTCTTTGTTACCTTCAGTAGCGAAAGTTTCGACTGCTTTGATAGCTGAACGCATTGACGATTTACGTTGTACGTTAGCGACGCGGCGTTTTTCAGCTGTTTTAACACGCTTGATTGCTGATTTAATGTTAGCCATGGATGATTCACCTCCAAGAAAACTCATTCGAGATTTATATTCGCATATCTGCATTTATCGTTCAACAGAACAAACACAATTGTAGCAAACGTTTTTCTTAAAAGCAATAACAGCTCTAGGGTTTCTTTGGATTTTTGTTTTTCGGTAAAACAAAACGGGATGGTACAGCTCGTCTGATTTTTGTTATAATGAAGCGTATGTACGTTTGAATATAAGGTAAGGTGACTATAAACATGAATAATGCAGACCGTTTAAAACGGCAGAAGAGCATTCGGAACTTTTCGATTATCGCCCATATCGACCACGGGAAATCGACGCTCGCTGACCGTATTTTAGAAAGAACTGGCGCTTTGACGTCACGTGAAATGAAAGACCAAACGCTTGATGCCATGGATCTCGAACGGGAACGTGGAATCACGATCAAGTTGAATGCCGTCCAATTGAAGTATACAGCAAAAGATGGTGAGGAATATATCCTCCATCTGATCGACACACCTGGACACGTCGACTTTACTTATGAAGTTTCGCGTTCACTCGCAGCGTGTGAAGGTGCTGTTCTCGTAGTCGATGCGGCGCAAGGGATTGAAGCGCAGACACTCGCGAACGTCTACTTGGCGTTAGATAACGATCTTGAAATTTTACCGATCATCAATAAAATTGACTTGCCGTCGGCGGATGTCGAACGTGTTCGTCAAGAAATTGAAGATGTCATCGGACTCGATGCATCCGAAGCGGTTCCGACGTCAGCAAAAGCGGGAATCGGAATTGAAGAGATTCTTGAACAAATCGTCGAAAAAGTGCCTGCACCAACCGGTGATCCGGCTGCACCACTCGAAGCGTTAATCTTTGATTCGTTCTATGACCCGTACCGCGGCGTTGTCGCCTCAATCCGAATCGTCAACGGAACGGTCAAAGTCGGTGATAAAATTCGTATGATGTCGACCGGTAAAGATTTCGAAGTCTTAGAACTTGCCGTTTCGACACCAAAGGCACTTCGTCAACAAGAACTGACAGTCGGAGATGTTGGTACATTGTCAGCGTCGATTAAGACTGTTGGAGACGTCCGAGTAGGGGATACGATTACACTCGCAAAACAACCGGCAATTGAAGCCTTACCAGGGTACCGGAAGATGAACCCGATGGTGTATTGTGGACTGTATCCAATCGATGCCGCCCGTTACAATGATTTACGTGAAGCGCTTGAGCGTCTCCAGTTAAGTGATGCAGCACTCGAGTTCGAGCCGGAGACGTCGCAAGCACTCGGATTCGGTTTCCGCTGTGGATTCCTAGGTATGTTGCACATGGAAATCATTCAAGAGCGAATCGAACGTGAGTTCAATATCGATATGATTACGACAGCACCGTCGGTTATCTACAACGTGACGACGACGTCTGGCGAAGTCTTGCATGTCGATAACCCGTCGAAGATGCCCGACCAGCAAAAGGTCGAGTTCATCGAAGAACCTTTCGTTAAGGCAGCTGTCATGACGCCGAACGACTATGTCGGGGCAATCATGGAACTTTGTCAAAAAAAACGTGGGACGTTCATCGACATGGAATACATCGATACGACACGTGTCAAAATCACGTATGAGTTACCGCTTTCGGAAATCGTTTATGATTTCTTCGATCAATTAAAATCGAGTACAAAAGGATATGCTTCACTGGATTACGAATTGATTGGCTACCAACAATCACGCCTTGTGAAAATGGATATCTTATTGAATAACGAAAACGTCGATGCCCTGAGTTTCATCGTTCACCGTGATTTTGCGTACGAACGTGGGAAAGTCATCGTTGATAAATTAAAAGAATTGATTCCACGGATGCAGTTCGAAGTGCCGATTCAAGCTGCGGTCGGGACAAAAATCGTCGCCCGTTCGACGATTAAAGCTCTTCGGAAAAACGTTCTTGCAAAATGTTATGGTGGGGACATTTCACG from the Exiguobacterium oxidotolerans JCM 12280 genome contains:
- the rpsT gene encoding 30S ribosomal protein S20 is translated as MANIKSAIKRVKTAEKRRVANVQRKSSMRSAIKAVETFATEGNKEQALVAFNTASKKIDKAAAKGLIHSNKAGRDKSRLAKLVNAL
- the lepA gene encoding translation elongation factor 4 — translated: MNNADRLKRQKSIRNFSIIAHIDHGKSTLADRILERTGALTSREMKDQTLDAMDLERERGITIKLNAVQLKYTAKDGEEYILHLIDTPGHVDFTYEVSRSLAACEGAVLVVDAAQGIEAQTLANVYLALDNDLEILPIINKIDLPSADVERVRQEIEDVIGLDASEAVPTSAKAGIGIEEILEQIVEKVPAPTGDPAAPLEALIFDSFYDPYRGVVASIRIVNGTVKVGDKIRMMSTGKDFEVLELAVSTPKALRQQELTVGDVGTLSASIKTVGDVRVGDTITLAKQPAIEALPGYRKMNPMVYCGLYPIDAARYNDLREALERLQLSDAALEFEPETSQALGFGFRCGFLGMLHMEIIQERIEREFNIDMITTAPSVIYNVTTTSGEVLHVDNPSKMPDQQKVEFIEEPFVKAAVMTPNDYVGAIMELCQKKRGTFIDMEYIDTTRVKITYELPLSEIVYDFFDQLKSSTKGYASLDYELIGYQQSRLVKMDILLNNENVDALSFIVHRDFAYERGKVIVDKLKELIPRMQFEVPIQAAVGTKIVARSTIKALRKNVLAKCYGGDISRKRKLLEKQKEGKKRMKMVGSVEVPQEAFMSVLSMDED